One segment of Salvelinus alpinus chromosome 1, SLU_Salpinus.1, whole genome shotgun sequence DNA contains the following:
- the LOC139533647 gene encoding neuronal tyrosine-phosphorylated phosphoinositide-3-kinase adapter 1-like — MSSGSAQDVAVEHFLRDIERRGKRLHCAVIGCEEQRPRGDMNLLYRKSRLDWRHKDQEGNKKSSSQKDPSSATVGKVRDLASFRRHFRMGFMTMPASQDLSPHSCASAMAPRSQSCHAVGAGDTGLENGEDYSDTQSQHGGRCPPAKPKRHPSTRLSSSSDPRAPHAPPDAPPPPPPTHPQAKHSEKKNAMKKSDSGDMSKKVPPLKPKRSPSTQLSFEPPTPCVPPLATPIQGGEGQPQGDDEPVYIEMVGQVFTRESQTATPHPVTPVATTPDSDSDQSEAIYEEMKYPLPEDREGHKRLPLKHERLKSSKHHHSSSGTSAHLPRPSSSPSCSKPKATVSISHSSPLPSSTSSTPVPQPLSSSPHPPRAPTPYLLQGNKSETESNSKIPAPFPNLLQHRPPLLAFPQPAAASSGVGVQHKAASAKLGTINIQTSSSMTAPSSASSSSTTPSSNLPVPLSGSKESKDRDRDSQLGPAPGLRARSHSTPLPPSSKSTSPYSHHHHHPHPHHRPSHYHHYRKPERGDSPNPNTNNKNGSETFSKSIAQTQTQCSGKEGKSVSFCLKLDKAERDRDRERDKDRERDRDGHRDSHRDRDRDSDRERHRERDREAGFHFTSSQAENTTNNLSSQTSASSATTSSSSSSSHSRPHSRSQLHRYHTPHGLPAYKPPSSDSPLLWTYPSVGFRRPPAYDSLRGGSHLPSLHLQGHGDVSSKSSTVPGPVQGKAGFMPWDNSGFGDDGSYLPMQRKLSFSQGSRETEREKDEGRAWNGSADALLRIDKEDLGPGRRGGGGHSGIPVRFTGGRGLGHSESLAGMEGGSLGFRALPRGGLPLPCQTFPACRNGELGRLSRSSSTSGVRQVGGSDVQRQSSLPHREVLNQLHGLSQSSQTPCSPILSRQQQQLQLHQQQLQLQQQLQQLQQQHHLQLQFQHLAQLAQGQPPTTGGAATSAAQTQRDGKLLEVIERKRCLCKEIKAHRRPENNLCKQDSMPILPSWRRTPEPRKTGTPPCQRPQAVVWDTAI, encoded by the exons ATGAGCTCTGGCTCCGCCCAGGATGTGGCGGTGGAGCATTTCTTGCGTGACATAGAGAGGCGGGGCAAGCGGCTACATTGTGCTGTGATCGGTTGCGAGGAGCAACGTCCCCGTGGCGACATGAACCTGCTGTATCGTAAGAGCCGGCTGGACTGGAGGCACAAGGACCAGGAAGGCAATAAGaagag CTCCAGCCAGAAGGACCCCTCCTCAGCCACGGTGGGCAAGGTCCGTGACTTGGCATCCTTCCGGCGCCACTTCCGCATGGGCTTCATGACCATGCCTGCCTCCCAGGACCTGTCCCCTCACTCCTGTGCCTCCGCCATGGCTCCCCGCTCCCAGTCCTGCCACGCCGTGGGCGCTGGAGACACAGGTCTGGAGAATGGGGAAGATTACTCTGACACCCAGTCACAGCACGGCGGGCGCTGCCCCCCTGCTAAACCCAAACGCCATCCCAGCACCCGTCTCAGCTCCTCCTCGGACCCCAGAGCACCTCACGCCCCACCGGACGCCCCTCCGCCACCCCCGCCCACTCACCCGCAGGCCAAACACTCAGAGAAGAAGAACG CCATGAAGAAGTCTGACTCAGGGGACATGTCCAAAAAGGTGCCGCCTTTGAAGCCCAAACGAAGCCCCAGTACTCAGCTCTCGTTTGAGCCCCCAACTCCCTGTGTGCCCCCTCTTGCCACACCCATCCAGGGGGGTGAGGGTCAGCCTCAGGGGGACGATGAGCCCGTCTACATAGAGATGGTGGGCCAAGTGTTCACCAGGGAGAGCCAGACTGCCACCCCTCACCCTGTCACGCCCGTAGCCACCACGCCTGATTCAGACTCAGACCAGAGCGAGGCCATCTATGAGGAGATGAAGTACCCACtgccagaggacagagagggacacaAACGCCTCCCTCTCAAACACGAGAGACTCaaatcctccaaacaccaccactcctcctctggCACGTCCGCCCATCTACCtcgcccctcctcctccccctcctgctCCAAACCTAAAGCCACAGTGTCCATCTCCCACTCCTcgcccctcccctcctccacctcctccacccctGTCCCCCAGCCCCTCTCCTCCAGCCCGCACCCCCCACGAGCCCCTACGCCCTACCTTCTCCAGGGGAACAAATCAGAGACAGAGTCCAACAGTAAGATCCCAGCCCCCTTCCCCAACCTGCTGCAGCACCGACCCCCGCTGCTCGCCTTCCCCCAGCCTGCTGCTGCCTCCAGTGGGGTCGGGGTCCAACACAAGGCTGCTTCTGCCAAACTGGGGACCATCAACATTCAGACCTCCTCCAGTATGACAGCTCCGTCtagcgcctcctcctcctccaccaccccctcctctaacctccctgttcccctgtcAGGCTCTAAGGAGtctaaggacagagacagagacagccagcTCGGCCCTGCACCAGGGCTAAGGGCCAGGAGCCACTCCACACCCCTGCCCCCTTCTTCTAAGTCCACCTCCCCCtattcccaccaccaccaccatccccacCCTCACCACCGCCCctcacactaccaccactaccgcAAACCAGAAAGAGGAGACTCGCCCAACCCCAACACCAACAACAAGAATGGCTCGGAGACCTTCTCCAAGTCCATtgcccagacccagacccagtgcTCGGGCAAGGAGGGCAAGTCTGTGAGCTTCTGCTTGAAGTTAGACAAagcagagagggacagggacagagagagggataaggacagagagagggacagagatggTCACAGGGAcagtcacagagacagagacagggacagtgacagagagcgacacagggagagagacagagaagcaggGTTCCACTTTACCTCCTCTCAGGCTGAGAACACCACCAACAACCTTTCATCCCAGACCAGTGCCAGTTCAGCCAcaacctcgtcctcctcctcttcctcccactcTCGCCCTCACTCTCGCTCCCAACTCCACCGCTACCACACCCCCCACGGCCTACCCGCCTACAAGCCCCCCTCCTCAGACAGCCCCCTGCTCTGGACCTACCCCTCGGTGGGCTTCCGGAGACCCCCGGCGTACGACAGCCTGCGAGGAGGGTCTCATCTGCCCTCCTTACACCTCCAGGGTCACGGTGATGTGTCCTCCAAAAGCAGCACGGTGCCTGGGCCCGTCCAGGGGAAGGCTGGGTTCATGCCCTGGGACAACAGTGGCTTTGGAGATGACGGATCTTACTTGCCCATGCAGAGGAAACTGTCCTTCAGCCAaggcagcagagagacagagagagaga AGGATGAAGGGCGGGCGTGGAATGGCAGTGCCGATGCCCTATTGAGGATAGACAAGGAGGACCTGGGCCCTGGACGTCGAGGAGGAGGAGGCCACTCTGGGATCCCAGTACGCTTCACTGGAGGGAGGGGGCTGGGCCACAGTGAGTCCCTGGCCGGGATGGAGGGGGGGTCCTTGGGGTTCCGAGCCCTGCCTAGAGGGGGTCTCCCCCTCCCCTGCCAAACCTTTCCAGCCTGCCGCAATGGAG AACTGGGTCGATTGAGCCGCTCATCATCCACCTCTGGGGTGAGACAGGTGGGTGGAAGCGACGTTCAGCGGCAGAGCAGCCTGCCCCATCGAGAGGTACTGAATCAG ttgCATGGGCTGTCCCAATCCTCCCAAACGCCCTGCAGTCCTATCCTGtccagacagcagcagcagctccagcTCCACCAGCAGCAGCTGCAGTTACAGCAACAGCTCCAGCAGCTGCAGCAGCAGCACCACCTCCAGCTGCAGTTCCAACACCTGGCCCAGCTGGCCCAGGGACAGCCTCCCACCACCGGGGGCGCTGCCACGTCCGCAGCCCAAACCCAGAGGGATGGCAAGCTGCTGGAGGTCATTGAGAGGAAGCGCTGCCTATGCAAAGAGATCAAGGCCCACCGCCGCCCAGAAAATAACCTATGTAAGCAGGACAGCATGCCCATCCTGCCCAGCTGGAGACGGACCCCTGAGCCCCGGAAGACGGGCACGCCCCCCTGTCAGAGGCCCCAGGCCGTGGTGTGGGACACAGCCATCtga